Proteins encoded together in one Candidatus Limnocylindria bacterium window:
- a CDS encoding transporter substrate-binding domain-containing protein gives MLARLTSIIAIVVLITTSCGDHLMTTRTPEPTVAPTPKPTALSLADLIKSGKLRAAFNQLNIACVQTNARGEAGLCVEIAAELATQLHTTLITSTYNNGAVLMDAGRAGDWDVAFVSLDFNIPQPGMNATAAYLEIEQTYLVPGDSPYNSVADLDRQGVRIASFSPSAIEVFLKQNLKYATVIDVPSIAHAVTLIEQHEAEAYAGSRDEVDDGGWRLAGGRVLSDSITRFRWGVVIASGRSDLFAYVTQFLETAKRSGFIQDAIETTKVSGARVAP, from the coding sequence TTGCTCGCTCGGCTGACGAGCATCATCGCCATCGTTGTCCTCATCACCACGTCCTGTGGCGACCATCTGATGACGACTCGGACGCCAGAACCGACCGTGGCTCCCACACCGAAGCCCACTGCGCTCTCGCTTGCCGACCTCATCAAGAGTGGAAAGCTTCGCGCCGCGTTCAATCAGCTGAACATCGCGTGCGTGCAGACGAACGCTCGGGGCGAGGCCGGACTCTGCGTCGAGATCGCCGCCGAGTTGGCGACGCAGCTTCACACCACGCTCATCACGTCCACGTACAACAACGGGGCCGTTCTCATGGACGCTGGGCGCGCGGGCGACTGGGACGTCGCGTTCGTTAGCCTCGACTTCAACATTCCGCAGCCGGGGATGAACGCGACAGCCGCCTATCTCGAGATCGAGCAGACGTACCTGGTGCCTGGCGATTCGCCCTACAACTCCGTCGCCGACCTTGACAGACAGGGTGTGCGGATCGCGAGCTTCAGCCCGAGCGCGATCGAAGTGTTCCTCAAGCAGAACCTCAAGTACGCGACCGTCATCGACGTGCCGAGCATCGCGCACGCGGTGACGCTCATCGAGCAACACGAAGCCGAGGCGTATGCGGGGTCACGCGACGAGGTGGACGACGGTGGCTGGCGCCTCGCCGGTGGCCGCGTTCTGAGCGACTCGATCACGCGGTTCAGGTGGGGAGTCGTCATCGCGAGCGGACGAAGCGATCTGTTCGCCTATGTGACTCAGTTCCTGGAGACCGCGAAGCGGAGCGGCTTCATCCAGGACGCGATCGAGACGACCAAGGTGTCTGGAGCGCGAGTGGCGCCGTGA